A stretch of the Ostrea edulis chromosome 9, xbOstEdul1.1, whole genome shotgun sequence genome encodes the following:
- the LOC125679910 gene encoding uncharacterized protein LOC125679910, which translates to MEVVFLTCFTSHLSNFADVNMESHKLKRKPNWSSEESLALTTLVEEYKDVVRGKLSPQLTSQMKSKAWGEIAVKLRAMSVGPTRTAAEVEKKWHNIFSKTKTEISNHRRIITGTGGGPPPKSLSAVAEAVTSVIGANNTCLMGIEGGIDTSLLNLDILGDESVGIHVIEGPPDTDPHILGSTPLEVTYVLESSLPLVTSGNSSRDINLKRKMEELTCRKLELEVQYLEMKIRKLKKEE; encoded by the exons ATGGAGGTCGTATTTTTAACATGTTTTACGTCACATCTGTCAAATTTCGCAGACGTAAACATGGAAAGCCACAAACTCAAACGAAAGCCAAACTGGAGTAGTGAGGAGTCCTTGGCACTCACTACTCTTGTTGAAGAATACAAGGATGTTGTGAGAGGGAAACTAAGTCCCCAGTTAACCTCTCAAATGAAGTCGAAAGCGTGGGGGGAGATTGCGGTAAAACTTCGTGCTATGAGTGTTGGGCCAACTCGAACGGCAGCAGAAGTTGAGAAAAAGTGGCACAACATCTTCTCGAAGACAAAAACGGAGATTTCCAACCACAGACGTATAATTACTGGTACAG gtGGTGGTCCTCCTCCGAAGTCATTGAGTGCTGTAGCGGAAGCTGTTACTAGTGTAATTGGGGCAAATAACACTTGCCTAATGGGTATAGAGGGAGGCATTGATACGTCCCTGCTAAACCTAGATATACTTGGTGATGAATCTGT GGGAATCCATGTAATTGAAGGACCTCCAGATACAGATCCCCACATTCTTGGATCAACTCCCCTAGAAGTAACATATGTCCTGGAGTCTTCATTGCCATTGGTAACCTCAGGCAATAGCAGCAGGGACATTAACCTGAAAAGAAAAATGGAAGAACTAACTTGCAGGAAGCTGGAACTAGAAGTCCAGTAtttggaaatgaaaataagaaagctTAAAAAAGAGGAATGA